In the Deltaproteobacteria bacterium genome, TCGGGCGGTTCCCAGAATAAAGAAAGCCGGGGGAAGAAAATTGTTATGATAGAGATAGTAGAGGGCCGGAATCAGTTTCCGCCGGGTCAGATCTCCGGAAGCACCGAAGATGACCAGGGCGCAGGGGTCAGGGATTTCCACGGTCGGGCAGACCTCCCCCTGGACCGGCTCCTGATTGCCGATTCTCTCCGACGTCCGGCCGGGCGGACGTCCATCCGGTTCATCACTCATACAAGCCACCTTTCCCTCCTCGATCCTTCCGCTGCAAAGGTCCGGTCGTTCACCCAAGAAGGGCTTTCGATTGCGCCGCCACATTCTCCGCTGTAAAACCGAGTTTCTCCATGACCACCTTACCCGGCGCCGATGCCCCGAATCGATCCAGGCCGACGACCTTCCCATCCAGGCCGACAAAACGGCACCAGCCGACGGAGGAGCCGGCTTCAACGGCCAGGCGAGCCTTCACCCGGGATGGAAGGACCTCCTCCCGGTAGGCGTCCGATTGTTTCTCAAAGAGCTCCCACGAGGGAAGAGAAACCACCCGTACCCGATGCTTTTCCTCCCGAAGGGCCTCCGCTGCCGCCAGGGCAATCTCCACCTCGGAACCGGTGGCCATCAGAATCAATTCCGGCACGCCCCCGGGATCATCAGAGAGGATATAACCGCCCCGTTCCGCGCCCGCCACCGGGGCATAACGGCTTCGATCATAAACGGGGAGTTTCTGACGGGTCAGGATCAACGCCACCGGCCCCCCGCTGTGGGCCAGTGCAACCTTCCACGCTTCGGCCGTCTCGTTGGCATCGGCCGGTCGGATCACCGTAAGATTCGGGATGGCACGCAAGCCCGCAAGCTGTTCCACCGGCTGATGGGTCGGGCCGTCTTCCCCCAACCCGATGGAGTCGTGGGTAAAGACATAGATCACATGCTGTTCCATAAGTGCGGCCAGACGGATGGCCGGTTTCATGTAGTCGGAAAAAATCAGGAAGGTACCGCCATACGGAATCAGACTGCTCAAGGCCATACCGTTCAGGACCGCCCCCATGGCATGTTCGCGGACACCGAAATGGATATTCCTGCCCGGCTCCCCCCGCTGGAATTCTCCCAGGCCTTTGAGGAAGGTATTGTTGGACGGGGCCAGATCGGCCGAGCCCCCGATGAGAAAGGGGAAATCCCCGGCCACGGCATTTAAGACCTTGCCCGAGGCACTCCGCGTCGCGATCGGCCCGTCATCAGGCGCAAAAACGGGAACCGACTTTTCCCATCCCGCCGGAAGCCCGCCCGATTGCATCAATTCCCATTGAGCAGAAAGATCCGGATGCTTCTTGCCATAGTCCTTGAAAATCTCATTCCACGCCTCTTCGGCCTTCGCTCCCCTCTCCCCGGCCAAACGGAGATGGGAGAGAGCCTCCTCCGGGATGTAAAAGGGAGGCTCCTGGGGCCATCCCAGGTTTTCCTTGGTCAGCTTCAGCTCCTCCACCCCGAGGGGAGATCCATGTACATCCGCCGTATCGTGTTTATTGGGACTGCCGAATCCGATATGGGTTCGGGCAATAATCAGAGAGGGTTTCTTCGTCTCCGTCCGGGCGGACCGGAGGGCGGCATCGATCTGTGCAAGATCGTTCCCGTCCACACGCTGAACATGCCAGCGGTAAGCCTCGAACCGTTTCCCCACATCCTCGGTAAAGGCGATCTCCGTCGATCCTTCAATAGAAATCTGATTGGCGGAATAAAGATAGATCATCTTTCCGAGCCCAAGGTGCCCGGCCATGGAAGCCGCCTCGGACGAGATTCCCTCCATCAGGTCGCCGTCGCTGACGATGGCATAGGTAAAATGATCCACCAGATCAAGCCCCGGACGGTTAAAGTGGGAGGCGAGATACGCCTCGGCCATGGCCATGCCGACGCCGGTAGCAAAGCCCTGCCCCAACGGCCCGGTGGTCATCTCGATCCCATGTTCCAGGCAATACTCCGGATGCCCCGCCGTAGGGCTTCCCCATTGACGAAACTGCTTCAGATCGTCCAGGCTCAGAGGATAACCGGTCAGATGGAGCAGCGAATAGAGGAGCATGGAGCCGTGTCCGGCCGAAAGGATGAAGCGGTCGCGGTTCGGCCAGCGGGGATTCCCCGGATTGTGTTTCAAAAAACGATCCCACAGGACGTAGGCCATGGGGGCATCCCCCATCGGCATCCCCGGATGACCGGATTTTGCCTTCTCCACCCCTTCCACCGCCGTCATCCGGATCGTATTGACACAGAGTTCATCTATCTTTCCATATCCCATCTTACTCCCCTTTCTCTCTTTTATTACAGCATATTGGGTGGAATTTCAGAATCTGAAGATTATAGACGGATATATATACTACCGGTTCAGAATTTACAAGAAAAGAATCCGGGCAGCGGCAAAGCGTCATTGCACGTCCCGGCTTGTCCGGCGTTATAACACTTCATTCATACTCCCGCTTCGGAACCCTTCCAGATCGAGCGTCACATAGACAAACCCCGCTTCCTTGAACGTCCGAAGGATCTTCCTGTAATGCACGGGCGAAAGGATCGTGTCGAATTGTTCCCTGGGGACCTCGATCCGGGCGATCTCTCCATGATAGCGGACCCGAAAGGGGTCAAATCCCATTGAGCGGAGCAGAGCTTCGCAACAGGCAACCTGGTGGAGGCGTTCTTCCGTGATCTTTGTGCCGTAGGGGAAACGGGAGGAGAGGCAAGCCATCGATCCTTTGCGCCATGTTGGAAGAGAAAGTTCTTTACTCAAGGCCCGGATCTCTTCTTTGGTCAGACCTGCCTCCAGCAACGGATGGCGTACACCCTGCTCCCGCGCAGCCTGAAAGCCGGGTCGATAATCCCCGGCATCATCGGCGTTCGACCCATCACAGATGACGGCGATTCCTCTCTCCTCCGCTCTTTTTCGTAGAATTCCAAAGAGTTCGCTTTTGCAGTAATAACACCGCATCGGATCATTCCGGGAGAAATTCGGGATCATCAATTCATTCGATTCCACCTGAAGATGGGGAATACCCAGGGAGGCGGCAAATTCCTCGGCTTCTTTTCGTTCCTGTTCCGGGTAGGCCGGGGAGAGGGCTGTCAGTGCCGTGACGTGTTCGCCCAAAACATCCCGGGCCGTGCGGAGGAGAAACGTGCTGTCCACACCGCCGGAAAAAGCAATGAGAACGGACCCCATTTCCCGCAGGTTTTCCTTTAATTTTCGGTATTTTTCTTTCATCTTCTCCGACACCCGGCTGAACCTTGTAGGAAAGCAGTATACTCACCCGCAACCTGAAAGCCAAGAGGGTTTTTGGGGGCCCGATGATCTCCCGTTGTTCATTCGGAGGATGCCTTTGGAAACAGTTTATGGAGCAGCGGAGGAGAGATCGGGAAGCAGAACCTCCCTGAGTGCGTAGAGCATTTCGCACTTCTCCAGGTTCTCCCGGACATAGCGGAAGGTATCAGGGAGGTATTGCAGGTAACGTTTTTTTCCTTTGATCACGGCCATGTATCCAAAGGTACCGGCGGCCTTGAGGTTTCGCTGGACCGACACGATGTCGAAAATCTCCCGGAAACGCACACGATCGGTGACGGTTCCTTCCATCCGGTCTTTCTCCTGCAGATAGTATTCGATCAACTCCGCCGTCACTTCCCCCGGCAGGACGACATAGGAATCCCGCAGCAGGGAGACAAGATCATATTGCAGGGGGCCTAAACGGGCATCCTGGAAATCGATCACGCCGATCCTGCCGTCCCGGACCATGAGGTTGCGGCTGTGGTAGTCCCGGTGCGTGAGATACTGCGGTTCCGCGGCAATGATCCGGCTGAGCTGCCGGAAGGCTTCTTCAAGACGATGCCGTTTGCTTGTGGAAAAGCTCCTTTTCAGATACCCTTCGAGGGTGTATTCACGAAAGAAAATCAGTTCCTGAAAGAGTTTTTCCTCGTCGAAGGAGAGCTGAAAGGCGATGCAGTCTTCACATCTTTTCCGGGTCCCGATAAGCTGGATCTTCAGGAGTTCGTCAATCGCCTTCCGGTAGAGGGGGAGGCAAGCGGGAACTTCCTGTTCCCGGACCACGTCTTCCAGGGTCGTCTCGCCCAGATCTTCGAGCAGAAGAAGCCCTGTTTCCGGGTCGTAATGATGGAGCTTCGGTACATGAACGCCGCAGAGATCCAGGTGGTAGAGCACATTAATATAAGGAAGAGCATCGGGATCTTCCGGTGCAGGGACATCCCTTGCCGGTTCCATGATGATGCAGGATTTTTCTCCCGGCAGACGGAGCCGGTAGAACCCTCGATCGGAGGCATCGCCCGGCAGTTTTTCCAGATGGACCTTTTCGGGGGGAACGCCGTCATAACGTTTGAACAGCTTGAAAATACGATCATCAATGGAGGGCAAGGAGACCATCCTGTGGAATAATAAAATAGAGAAAACGGGTGACAACCCGAGATGAAGATCATTGAAATCATATCACCCGGCCATCATGCTGTCAAATCATGAAATTCAAGCAAAAATGGAAAAAATATGGACAAATGTGGAAAAAGTTTTCACAAAATGGGAAAACTTTTTCATATCCTTCCGAACCCTCCGAAAAAGGCGAAATCGGAGAACCTTTCTAACTCTTTGAAACAAATATGAAAACAATAACCGTCCTTCTCCCTTGATTCTTGGCATGCAACCTGCATCTGTTTCGAGGGTAAGTGAGGTGATGAAAATGATTTTTAAAGGTTTGCCGTTCTTCAGCGGGAAGATGAAGCAGGAGAGAGTACGGGAAAAGGTCCGAACCGGAAACCCCTATGTCAGGGCCTCGGAAGAGCTGAAAAAGAGCGCGGAGGAACTGGAAAAAGCGGCACAAAAGCTGAACTCCACCTTTCGGAAACGTCAGGAAGCGATTAAGAAACTGATGTGGATCAACGACACACTTCAAAAGAACCGGGACCGGCTGCAGACCACCTCTCCCCTCCGGCCTGAAACATCGAAGGTGGCGGAGAAAGGTAAAATATCCGGCCCTGTCAGCGAAGCCCAGCTCTTTGAAATCTACCGGGAGGCCTGCCTCAATTTCATACAGACCGACAAGACCTACTATTTCAAACTCCGCGGGCATTCCGTATTCCTCAGTACCATGTACAAGAAGCACATGGGAAATCTTCGATACTACGATCAGGAATTCAGGAAATTACCGGAAAACAAGCGGGAAAGCTTTTCCGATATTGAAGGGATGATTGCCAACCTGGTGATTACGAAGGTGAACCAGATTGGACGGGAAAAATTTATCAAGGAAGGCCATCAAGCCCTTTATAGTGAACTCTGCAACAAGTTACTTGCCAGGACAGCCACTCCATAAACTCTTCCTCGAGGACGTTTTAAACACGTCCGCTGTGGGGGTTTGATTCATCAAACCCCCGCAGAACCTTTTTCTGTTCTGCATCATCGGGTACAGTTCATTTGTTTTGACACTTCCCTTCCGTTGCACTATGATCTTCAAGATGCAACCGTCATGTCTCTGGAAGATAAAAAGGAACCGGATTTCTTCCGTATTGAATCGGATGATCGCCGCACTGGTGCTGTGCTTCCTGCCGGGTATCCCGGCTCAACCCCTTTCCGCCGCCGCTGCACCGACGGTGATTCTTGATCCCGGTCATGGGGGAAATGACCGGGGGGGGATCGGTGCCGACGGATTGCTGGAAAAAGAGATCACCCTTGATCTGGCCAAGCGTGTTCAGAAATTGATTGATCAGCAGCTCGGCTATCGAACCTTCCTGACCCGGAAGGAGGATCAGGAAGTTTCTTTAGATAAACGGGCCGCCCTTGCCAACAATCAGCAGGGGACCCTTCTGGTGAGCATCCATCTGGGCGGGTCTCCGGATACCGGACTCCATGGGTACGGAATCTATATCGCACAAGCGCCGGACAGAGAGGGAAACACCGACGCAAAGGGCCTTCTCTTATGGAATCGTCAATCCCTTTTTTTTGCAAAACAGTCGAGACAACTGGCGGAATCGCTCCATGCCGCTTTTGCAGAATCGTTCCCCCGGACTCCCGATCTCGGGATCCATCCGCTGGCACTCTATCTTGCCCGCACCGTCCGGATGCCGACGGTCCTGATCGAGCCGGCGGTCCTGACAAACCGGGAAGATGAAGCATTTCTGGGACAGGAGAAAAACCGGCAGGCCCTGGCCGAGGCAATCTTCCAGGGGCTGATTCGCTACCGGCAGTCGGAGAAACAATGAATAGAACCCAGCGAAAAGTACGTTCTTTTCTCTTCGTCATACTGGCTGCCGTGCTGATCCTTTTCGCTGGGAACCTGCTTCTCCGGCGAACGGAAACACCGCAACATCAAGGACCGGACTGGGCGCAGGTCACCCTTCCCGGATTTTCCCGAATCCTGGCCGGAACACTGAATCAGCCTGTGCGACTCTGGTTCCCAGGGCCGAACCGGGAACTTGCACCGGAAGACCGGACAATCCATGCCTCCGATGATTCCGTCGACGGGATGCGACAAGTCCTGATCCTGCTTCTCGCAGGTCCCTGGACGAAAGGACTGTTTCCTCTGCTCCCCGGAGAGGTCGCTCTGCGGGAACTCTATGACCACCAGGGAATCGTTCTTGTCGATCTCGCCGTTCCACCGGCAGGGGGACCTGCAATGGGCTGTTTTGAGGAAGCCCTCGCCCTGCAATCGATCCAGCGGACGTTGAAAGAGAATTTTCCTGAAGTACAACATATCCGGTTTCTGCTGGATGGGCAGGAGCGGAAGACGCTGGCCGGACATATTGCATTGCCATAACCGGGTCCATTGTGTCCCACATGATCAAGGAGACAAGCGGTGCAACGTTCCATCGGAATTTTTGATTCAGGCGTCGGCGGGCTGACCGTCTTCCATGAATTGATGCACCGCCTTCCGGAGGAGAACCTCATCTATCTCGGGGATACGGCCCGGGTTCCCTACGGGATTAAATCCGCCGAGACCGTCACCCGTTATGCCCTCGAGATTACCGGCTTTCTCATGAAACGGAAGATCAAGATGCTGGTCGTGGCCTGCAATACCGCCTCTTCGGTTGCGCTCCCCGTCCTCCAGGAACGGTTTCCCATTCCCGTTGTCGGGGTGCTGCTTCCCGGTGCCCGGGCGGCTGTCCGTGATTCCAGGGTCCGGAAGGTCGGAGTCATCGGCACGGAATCGACCATTGGGAGCCGTGCTTACGTTCAGGCGATTCACCTCCTGGATCCGGAAGTAGAAGTCCATACCCGGGCCTGCCCCCTCTTTGTCCCCCTCGCGGAGGAGGGGTGGGGAGACCATCCCCTGACCGTTTCAATCGTTCGGGAATATCTCAAGGATTTTCAGGAAACCGGGATCGATACGCTGGTTCTGGGATGCACACACTATCCGATTCTACGGTCCGCTATAGGACGTGTGATGGGAGAAAAAGTCCGGCTTGTCGATTCCGCCACGGAAACCGCTCGTGAAGTTCAGGCCCTTCTCGCATCCCGGGGGCTGCTCAACAAGGGCCGGAGACCCTTGACACGCAGGTATTATGTCACCGACTCACCGGAACGGTTTCGAAAGGTGGGCGAACGCTTCCTGGAACAGAGCTTGTCCAAGGTCGAGCAGGTAGCTCTCTGACAGATAACGATCCGCTTCGTGGACCTGTTCATATAATACGGTGACAATTGAGTGCCGCAGGCTGCGCTTTATTGCTTGTCTGCCGAAAAAACAGGACGGGCGGAAACTTCTTGACTCCGGGGTTCAAAATCATTAGGATAGCCCGGTTTGACTCGACAAACCCTCCGGATCTGATCGATCCGGCGGAGAGAGGAATCAAAGATGATACGAATCGATGGCCGAGCGACGGATGCCATCCGGCCCATGAAGGCCACCCGGAATTATATCCATCATGCCGAAGGATCGGTCC is a window encoding:
- a CDS encoding GerMN domain-containing protein translates to MNRTQRKVRSFLFVILAAVLILFAGNLLLRRTETPQHQGPDWAQVTLPGFSRILAGTLNQPVRLWFPGPNRELAPEDRTIHASDDSVDGMRQVLILLLAGPWTKGLFPLLPGEVALRELYDHQGIVLVDLAVPPAGGPAMGCFEEALALQSIQRTLKENFPEVQHIRFLLDGQERKTLAGHIALP
- the larE gene encoding ATP-dependent sacrificial sulfur transferase LarE, encoding MKEKYRKLKENLREMGSVLIAFSGGVDSTFLLRTARDVLGEHVTALTALSPAYPEQERKEAEEFAASLGIPHLQVESNELMIPNFSRNDPMRCYYCKSELFGILRKRAEERGIAVICDGSNADDAGDYRPGFQAAREQGVRHPLLEAGLTKEEIRALSKELSLPTWRKGSMACLSSRFPYGTKITEERLHQVACCEALLRSMGFDPFRVRYHGEIARIEVPREQFDTILSPVHYRKILRTFKEAGFVYVTLDLEGFRSGSMNEVL
- the tkt gene encoding transketolase is translated as MGYGKIDELCVNTIRMTAVEGVEKAKSGHPGMPMGDAPMAYVLWDRFLKHNPGNPRWPNRDRFILSAGHGSMLLYSLLHLTGYPLSLDDLKQFRQWGSPTAGHPEYCLEHGIEMTTGPLGQGFATGVGMAMAEAYLASHFNRPGLDLVDHFTYAIVSDGDLMEGISSEAASMAGHLGLGKMIYLYSANQISIEGSTEIAFTEDVGKRFEAYRWHVQRVDGNDLAQIDAALRSARTETKKPSLIIARTHIGFGSPNKHDTADVHGSPLGVEELKLTKENLGWPQEPPFYIPEEALSHLRLAGERGAKAEEAWNEIFKDYGKKHPDLSAQWELMQSGGLPAGWEKSVPVFAPDDGPIATRSASGKVLNAVAGDFPFLIGGSADLAPSNNTFLKGLGEFQRGEPGRNIHFGVREHAMGAVLNGMALSSLIPYGGTFLIFSDYMKPAIRLAALMEQHVIYVFTHDSIGLGEDGPTHQPVEQLAGLRAIPNLTVIRPADANETAEAWKVALAHSGGPVALILTRQKLPVYDRSRYAPVAGAERGGYILSDDPGGVPELILMATGSEVEIALAAAEALREEKHRVRVVSLPSWELFEKQSDAYREEVLPSRVKARLAVEAGSSVGWCRFVGLDGKVVGLDRFGASAPGKVVMEKLGFTAENVAAQSKALLG
- a CDS encoding phosphotransferase, yielding MPSIDDRIFKLFKRYDGVPPEKVHLEKLPGDASDRGFYRLRLPGEKSCIIMEPARDVPAPEDPDALPYINVLYHLDLCGVHVPKLHHYDPETGLLLLEDLGETTLEDVVREQEVPACLPLYRKAIDELLKIQLIGTRKRCEDCIAFQLSFDEEKLFQELIFFREYTLEGYLKRSFSTSKRHRLEEAFRQLSRIIAAEPQYLTHRDYHSRNLMVRDGRIGVIDFQDARLGPLQYDLVSLLRDSYVVLPGEVTAELIEYYLQEKDRMEGTVTDRVRFREIFDIVSVQRNLKAAGTFGYMAVIKGKKRYLQYLPDTFRYVRENLEKCEMLYALREVLLPDLSSAAP
- a CDS encoding N-acetylmuramoyl-L-alanine amidase — protein: MNRMIAALVLCFLPGIPAQPLSAAAAPTVILDPGHGGNDRGGIGADGLLEKEITLDLAKRVQKLIDQQLGYRTFLTRKEDQEVSLDKRAALANNQQGTLLVSIHLGGSPDTGLHGYGIYIAQAPDREGNTDAKGLLLWNRQSLFFAKQSRQLAESLHAAFAESFPRTPDLGIHPLALYLARTVRMPTVLIEPAVLTNREDEAFLGQEKNRQALAEAIFQGLIRYRQSEKQ
- a CDS encoding glutamate racemase, with the protein product MQRSIGIFDSGVGGLTVFHELMHRLPEENLIYLGDTARVPYGIKSAETVTRYALEITGFLMKRKIKMLVVACNTASSVALPVLQERFPIPVVGVLLPGARAAVRDSRVRKVGVIGTESTIGSRAYVQAIHLLDPEVEVHTRACPLFVPLAEEGWGDHPLTVSIVREYLKDFQETGIDTLVLGCTHYPILRSAIGRVMGEKVRLVDSATETAREVQALLASRGLLNKGRRPLTRRYYVTDSPERFRKVGERFLEQSLSKVEQVAL